In Lotus japonicus ecotype B-129 chromosome 5, LjGifu_v1.2, one genomic interval encodes:
- the LOC130719751 gene encoding protein FAR1-RELATED SEQUENCE 5-like: MRVRLLAKSGRWQVSRFVDVHNHAMLQGNQSSMLPAHRKLKVGDIVEMNSMRKAGISTTGIYNLIADQSGGFDKTNFLKVDMFNQMTKQKQKEHCDPKAVLVYLKGLAFGDPRMYWSHHVDEKGNLKQLFWADGISRMDFQVFGEVLAFDATYRKNKYGCPIVVLVGVNHHC; this comes from the coding sequence ATGAGGGTCCGGTTGTTGGCTAAAAGTGGTCGGTGGCAGGTGTCAAGATTTGTGGATGTTCACAATCATGCAATGTTACAGGGAAATCAATCTTCAATGTTACCAGCACATCGTAAGTTAAAAGTAGGCGATATAGTGGAGATGAATAGTATGCGAAAAGCTGGAATTAGCACCACAGGCATCTACAATCTGATTGCTGACCAATCTGGTGGTTTTGATAAAACTAATTTTTTGAAGGTAGACATGTTTAATCAAATGACAAAGCAAAAACAGAAGGAGCATTGTGATCCGAAGGCTGTTTTGGTGTATCTGAAGGGACTTGCTTTCGGTGATCCTAGGATGTATTGGTCACACCATGTTGATGAGAAGGGGAATTTAAAACAATTGTTTTGGGCTGACGGGATTAGCCGAATGGACTTCCAGGTGTTTGGTGAAGTTCTTGCATTTGATGCTACATACCGGAAGAATAAATATGGTTGTCCCATTGTTGTCTTAGTGGGAGTGAAC